A single genomic interval of Penicillium psychrofluorescens genome assembly, chromosome: 2 harbors:
- a CDS encoding uncharacterized protein (ID:PFLUO_003537-T1.cds;~source:funannotate), with the protein MSETHDSEDDLAWEDVPIRHKNVPNNPDVNIMIDPFLTLKMHPSSSDTHNVRPPPDFPPGDMWVAKPISLPPQREQPIPAGSDEETQTRDRLEKEIEKVIYRASKTRLGIRVPNAPPSQRAYETYKELALDMDKVIDKIWACGTASLQVWPLLGVADQCTAYLKYFCFDSYHTLWLFNKLDVVFSSLITGVHPLTGDPLPGSESGQPLVNQTLRVRIRSVAERGRATVLSRLPDNQAEELYDPRLDFPDPSQDEIDFYNRDRKLDFNSSGGVSRWFLESSAVYVKTITLLGDNVFSNETHTQYFYYWCLKQCILNGAQSRNPNIYLYLN; encoded by the exons ATGTCGGAAACCCACGACTCCGAGGATGACCTGGCGTGGGAGGACGTGCCTATCAGGCACAAGAACGTGCCGAATAATCCCGATGTCAACATCATGATAGATCCTTTCCTGACCCTGAAAATGCATCCTTCCAGCTCGGATACGCACAATGTTCGGCCTCCGCCCGACTTCCCGCCGGGAGACATGTGGGTGGCCAAGcccatctccctcccgccGCAGCGAGAGCAGCCTATCCCGGCGGGCTCGGATGAGGAGACCCAGACGCGTGACCGCCTTGAAAAGGAAATTGAGAAAGTCATCTATCGCGCTTCGAAGACCAGACTGGGGATTCGTGTCCCCAACGCGCCGCCGTCTCAGCGCGCCTACGAAACCTACAAGGAACTGGCGCTGGATATGGACAAGGTCATTGACAAGATCTGGGCCTGTGGAACCG CTTCTCTCCAAGTGTGGCCCTTGCTGGGCGTCGCAGATCAGTGCACTGCCTATCTCAAGTACTTCTGCTTCGACAGCTACCACACCCTGTGGCTGTTCAACAAACTGGACgtggtcttctcctccttgatCACAGGCGTGCACCCTCTCACCGGCGACCCCCTACCTGGCAGCGAATCCGGCCAGCCCCTGGTGAACCAGACGCTGAGGGTTCGCATCCGGAGCGTGGCCGAGCGAGGCCGCGCCACTGTCCTGTCGCGCCTGCCCGATaaccaggccgaggagctcTATGACCCCCGGCTGGACTTCCCGGACCCATCTCAGGACGAAATCGACTTCTACAACCGTGACCGCAAGCTCGATTTCAACTCGAGTGGCGGGGTGAGTCGCTGGTTCCTGGAGTCGAGCGCCGTCTATgtcaagaccatcacccTGCTGGGGGACAATGTCTTTTCGAACGAGACTCA CACCCAGTATTTCTATTACTGGTGCCTGAAGCAGTGCATTCTGAACGGTGCACAGAGCCGCAACCCTAATATCTACTTGTATCTTAATTGA
- a CDS encoding uncharacterized protein (ID:PFLUO_003538-T1.cds;~source:funannotate): MSFQNFDSFPNQADGGAAAAGAPAPADTTMTGQADPATAGFQGPAPGEPAAGSVPQQGADGKTTLWMGELEPWIDENFIRNLWFQMGEQVNVKMIRDKFSGSNAGYCFVDFASAAAAAKALSLNGTPMPNTNRVFKLNWATGGGLADRSRDDRGPEYSIFVGDLGPEVNEYVLVSLFQSRFPSCKSAKIMTDPISGMSRGYGFVRFSDENDQQRALTEMQGVYCGNRPMRISTATPKNKGPALGGGQGGMGGMPGPAGMYPPMGGPPMGFYGAPQPMNQFTDPNNTTVFVGGLSGYVTEDELRSFFQGFGEITYVKIPPGKGCGFVQFVQRHAAEMAINQMQGYPIGNSRVRLSWGRSQNNSGPAGSPYRPAPPPPPMYPSMGMPPAHQYGGFAPMKVSSHPGSPAPDRT; encoded by the exons ATGTCGTTCCAGAACTTCGATTCCTTCCCGAACCAGGCTGACGgcggtgctgccgccgccggtgcTCCGGCCCCTGCCGACACCACCATGACCGGCCAGGCTGACCCCGCTACCGCTGGCTTCCAGGGTCCTGCTCCTGGTGAGCCGGCCGCTGGCTCCGTTCCCCAGCAGGGAGCCGATGGCAAGACCACTCTCTGGATGGGTGAGCTCGAGCCCTGGATTGATGAGAACTTCATCCGCAACCTGTGGTTCCAGATGGGTGAGCAGGTCAACGTCAAGATGATCCGTGACAAGTTCTCTGG GAGCAATGCTGGCTACTGCTTCGTGGACTTTGCCTCTGCGGCGGCCGCCGCCAAGGCCCTTTCTCTGAACGGCACCCCCATGCCCAACACCAACCGGGTCTTCAAGCTGAACTGGGCGACTGGCGGCGGCCTTGCCGACCGCAG CCGCGATGACCGTGGCCCCGAGTACTCCATCTTCGTCGGTGATCTCGGCCCGGAGGTCAATGAATACGTTCTCGTTTCGCTCTTCCAGAGCCGCTTCCCGTCCTGCAAATCCGCCAAGATCATGACCGACCCCATCAGCGGTATGTCCCGTGGCTATGGATTCGTCCGCTTCTCCGACGAGAACGACCAGCAGCGCGCCCTCACCGAAATGCAGGGTGTCTACTGCGGCAACCGCCCCATGCGCATCTCCACCGCGACCCCGAAGAACAAGGGCCCGGCTCTTGGCGGTGGCCAAGGTGGCATGGGTGGTATGCCCGGTCCCGCTGGCATGTACCCTCCCATGGGCGGTCCCCCGATGGGCTTCTACGGCGCTCCCCAGCCCATGAACCAGTTCACCGACCCCAACAACACCACGGTTTTTGTCGGTGGCCTTTCTGGCTACGTCACCGAGGATGAGCTCCGTTCGTTCTTCCAGGGCTTCGGCGAGATCACCTACGTCAAGATTCCCCCCGGCAAGGGCTGCGGTTTCGTCCAGTTCGTCCAGCgccacgccgccgagatggccATCAACCAGATGCAGGGCTACCCCATCGGCAACTCGCGCGTTCGTCTGAGCTGGGGTCGTTCGCAGAACAACTCCGGCCCGGCCGGCAGCCCCTACCGCCCTGCTCCCCCGCCGCCCCCGATGTACCCCTCCATGGGCATGCCCCCGGCTCACCAGTACGGCGGTTTTGCTCCGATGAAGGTTAGCAGTCACCCAGGCAGCCCGGCACCGGATCGCACCTGA